Proteins encoded within one genomic window of Lysinibacillus louembei:
- a CDS encoding HD family phosphohydrolase, translated as MKKQLKNIMQIVQFRYFLIVVLFITATIQFLFMTGNVRGITYDIQLLQLAPETIRSVKTVEDTVKTERERDNAEKSVEPVYVFNEEVADHRTAIVTSVFDIVLDVRRETKDDTIEKKIEELKEGLKDITEAQNSLSISNTQLEALLTIDEELLIHTKESLAQIVTNALDRPFRKDQILTIRNEIDSKIRQQSTIAEPLLNTAITLGRAAIIETEVLDEEKTALRVRQAREMVEPTRILQGQIIVQEGELIDREVYRQLELLGMLDTKESLKPVFGLLILIFLQMSFIYVVFDRSKKPIAKRRNELLVTTIVYTLCIVMMKLMSIVAVNFDVIIAFLFPTALATMLIRLLVDDRIAAIITVMTATSAGIIFHSGYAAVLQMDIALYILFGGFAMLYFMRNLEKRSALLQACGILAIMNILFISFYLLMSQTGYGLTEVGFYFTAAVISAVLSGALTMGLLPFFESAFGILSTMRLIELSNPNHPLLRKLLTETPGTYHHSIMVANLAEAACEAIGADGLLARVGCYYHDLGKTRRPTFFIENQMSGINPHDTLPPQSSADIIIAHTTDGAALLRKHKMPQEIIDIALQHHGTSLLKFFVYKAKEEGMNVDESAFRYPGPKPQTKEAAVISIADSVEAAVRSMKEPTAEKIKKLIQSIIQDRVQDDQFDECDISLKELKLIEDVLCTTLNGTFHSRIEYPK; from the coding sequence ATGAAAAAACAATTAAAAAACATAATGCAAATCGTTCAATTTCGTTATTTTTTAATCGTAGTCCTCTTCATTACAGCGACGATTCAATTTCTATTTATGACAGGTAATGTAAGAGGTATTACATATGATATACAATTACTGCAACTTGCACCCGAAACAATCCGCTCGGTGAAAACGGTAGAAGATACAGTGAAAACAGAAAGAGAGCGTGATAATGCAGAAAAATCTGTCGAGCCTGTGTATGTTTTTAACGAAGAGGTGGCAGACCATCGGACAGCCATTGTTACATCCGTTTTTGATATTGTGCTAGATGTACGAAGAGAAACAAAAGATGATACAATAGAAAAAAAGATTGAAGAGCTAAAAGAGGGCTTGAAGGATATTACAGAAGCTCAAAATTCCTTAAGCATTAGCAATACGCAGCTTGAAGCATTGTTAACAATCGATGAGGAGCTATTAATTCATACGAAGGAAAGCTTAGCGCAAATTGTCACAAATGCGTTAGATCGTCCGTTTCGTAAAGATCAAATATTAACAATCCGCAATGAAATTGATAGTAAAATACGCCAGCAATCAACAATCGCGGAACCACTCCTCAACACAGCGATTACGCTTGGGCGAGCAGCAATTATTGAAACGGAAGTGTTGGATGAGGAAAAGACCGCTTTACGTGTGCGACAGGCCCGCGAAATGGTGGAGCCAACGCGTATTTTACAAGGACAAATTATCGTGCAAGAGGGTGAACTCATTGATCGAGAGGTATATCGACAATTAGAGCTATTAGGCATGCTTGATACGAAGGAGTCATTAAAGCCTGTTTTCGGCTTGCTTATTTTAATTTTCCTGCAAATGTCCTTTATTTACGTCGTTTTTGATCGCTCAAAAAAACCGATAGCTAAGCGTCGAAACGAACTGCTTGTGACAACAATTGTTTACACACTATGCATTGTTATGATGAAATTAATGAGCATTGTGGCAGTTAATTTCGATGTGATCATTGCCTTTTTATTCCCAACAGCTCTTGCAACAATGCTGATTCGCTTGCTTGTAGATGATCGCATTGCGGCAATTATTACTGTAATGACGGCAACATCAGCAGGTATTATATTCCATAGTGGCTATGCAGCCGTGTTGCAAATGGATATTGCCTTGTACATTTTGTTTGGAGGCTTCGCAATGTTGTACTTTATGCGCAACCTTGAAAAGCGTTCTGCTTTGTTGCAGGCATGTGGCATTTTAGCGATTATGAACATTTTATTTATTAGCTTCTATTTACTAATGTCGCAAACAGGCTACGGTTTAACAGAGGTTGGCTTCTACTTTACAGCAGCAGTCATTTCAGCAGTGCTTTCTGGCGCGTTGACAATGGGGCTACTACCGTTCTTTGAGTCAGCATTTGGTATTTTATCCACAATGCGCTTAATTGAGCTATCAAATCCGAACCATCCGTTGCTTAGAAAACTATTAACAGAAACGCCAGGGACTTATCATCATAGCATTATGGTAGCGAACTTAGCAGAGGCAGCATGTGAAGCGATTGGTGCTGATGGACTATTAGCGCGTGTCGGCTGTTATTACCATGACCTTGGCAAGACGAGAAGACCTACTTTCTTTATTGAAAATCAAATGTCGGGCATTAATCCACATGACACATTGCCGCCACAATCGAGCGCAGATATTATTATTGCGCATACAACAGATGGGGCAGCACTATTGCGCAAGCATAAAATGCCGCAGGAAATTATTGATATTGCTTTGCAGCACCATGGTACAAGCTTATTAAAGTTTTTCGTTTATAAAGCGAAGGAAGAGGGCATGAATGTTGATGAGTCAGCATTCCGTTATCCAGGTCCGAAGCCGCAAACGAAGGAAGCGGCGGTGATTAGCATTGCAGATAGTGTGGAGGCAGCGGTCCGTTCAATGAAGGAGCCTACTGCTGAAAAAATTAAAAAACTTATACAGTCTATTATTCAGGACCGTGTACAGGATGACCAATTTGATGAATGTGATATTTCATTAAAGGAATTAAAATTAATTGAAGATGTATTATGTACAACATTAAATGGGACATTCCATTCTCGCATTGAATATCCAAAATAG
- a CDS encoding PhoH family protein, whose protein sequence is MSEKISQLQLDNPNEAVMLLGMSDANIKLIEETYNVQVITRGEVVQIAGDNEAKKEQATSVLYALLQVIRKNINVDQRDVSTAIEMANKGTIEYFPALYEEEIARNTKGKPIRAKTIGQREYIRAIRHRDLIFGIGPAGTGKTYLAVVMATQALKNGHVKRIILTRPAVEAGESLGFLPGDLKEKVDPYLRPLYDALHDIYGVEQTQRLIERGTIEIAPLAYMRGRTLDDAFVILDEAQNTTHQQMKMFLTRLGFGSKMVITGDKTQIDLPKNTESGLIIAERTLKYVKDIHFQILEQGDVVRHPLVAKVIQAYSEQEL, encoded by the coding sequence ATGTCAGAAAAAATTTCACAGTTACAGCTAGATAATCCGAATGAAGCCGTGATGCTATTAGGCATGTCGGATGCAAATATTAAATTAATTGAAGAAACGTATAATGTACAAGTGATTACACGTGGAGAAGTTGTGCAAATCGCAGGTGATAATGAAGCAAAGAAGGAGCAGGCGACATCTGTTTTATATGCTTTATTGCAAGTTATTCGAAAAAATATTAACGTTGACCAACGTGATGTGTCGACAGCGATTGAAATGGCTAATAAAGGAACGATTGAATACTTCCCTGCACTTTATGAGGAAGAGATTGCACGCAATACGAAAGGTAAGCCGATTCGTGCAAAAACGATTGGGCAGCGTGAGTATATACGTGCCATCCGCCATCGTGATTTAATTTTTGGCATCGGTCCTGCGGGTACAGGTAAAACGTATTTGGCGGTCGTGATGGCAACACAGGCATTAAAAAATGGGCATGTGAAGCGCATTATTTTAACGCGACCTGCTGTAGAAGCGGGTGAATCACTAGGCTTTTTACCAGGGGATTTAAAAGAGAAGGTCGATCCGTACTTGCGCCCACTGTACGATGCACTACATGATATTTATGGCGTGGAGCAAACGCAGCGTTTAATCGAGCGCGGGACAATCGAAATCGCACCGTTAGCCTATATGCGTGGTCGTACGTTGGATGATGCATTCGTTATTTTAGACGAGGCGCAAAATACAACACATCAACAAATGAAAATGTTTTTAACGCGTTTAGGCTTCGGATCGAAAATGGTCATTACAGGTGATAAAACACAAATTGACTTGCCGAAAAATACAGAATCAGGTTTGATTATCGCAGAGCGCACATTGAAATATGTGAAGGATATTCATTTCCAAATTCTTGAGCAGGGCGATGTCGTGCGTCACCCACTTGTAGCAAAAGTAATCCAAGCATACTCAGAACAAGAGCTATAG